A genome region from Scleropages formosus chromosome 6, fSclFor1.1, whole genome shotgun sequence includes the following:
- the rc3h2 gene encoding roquin-2 isoform X3, which produces MPVQAAQWTEFLSCPICYNEFDGSGHKPISLGCSHTVCKTCLHKLHRKACPFDQTAISTDIDLLPVNCALLQLVGAQVPDAQAASLNSVTESKHYEVARKCVEEMALYLKPISGGKGVATLSQSTLSRPMQRKLVMLVNCQLVEEEGRVRALRACRSLGERTVTELILQHQNPQQLSANLWAAVRARGCQFLGPAMQEDALKLVLLALEDGSALSRKVLVLFVVQKLEARFPQASKTSIGHVVQLLYRASCFKVTKRDEDSSLMQLKEEFRTYEALRREHDAQIVHIAMEAGLRISPEQWSSLLYGDLVHKSHMQSIIDKLQSPESFAKSVQELTIVLQRTGDPANLNGLRPQLELLANIDHNPDAASPTWEQLEKVMLAVKVVVHGLVDFIQNFSKKSHETPQPQPNSKYKTSMCRDLRMQGGCPRGTNCTFAHSQDELEKFRMRNKKISNATRPFPPPQTAVGKGVSTVGTAPVGGVSPVVLEGSDKGASLTEGTVPPQLIPRGGDTLEDLKRGVRNGSNRLSGPGTPSPAQKEQKSISPPKTPVNHISATSPLALGPMVDGSASHPKPGHFVLRGPLYSQQPEVYCQEPRPSFDTPSYPPSSKSDSYYTPTVPPPKPCVTRFLYSNNMPESSLPPPVAGYPEQHPSFPPRERAGLGPSQAPYGPGLQYGHLASVNGAYAPVYDSRRMWRPQMYHREDARSNSLPPEVLHSSVYQPPLRERFNSLDGPYCTAGEQRATLQRDSYSRLTIGYGDFIRRKPEQWAQQHSSRPSPSSPLFTVDFTSEISESDCAGCKYRGEENLTHYSPWSCGTISTCINTAESEPRSVMATTELAEGCGGKRRLHMLEPYRRLKEEDPIIPFGEGPIISKWGAISRASRTEYHTTGPVQATASQGSATTTPINFRDYGSYMTHSDYRWSSQGSGSSSFLESDQLDAPELRARRKSSSSGESRSADLLQYPFFCHRLISVKML; this is translated from the exons ATGCCGGTGCAAGCGGCTCAGTGGACGGAGTTCCTCTCCTGCCCCATCTGCTACAATGAGTTTGATGGGAGCGGCCACAAGCCCATCAGCTTGGGCTGCTCCCACACCGTTTGCAAGACCTGCCTACACAAGCTGCACCGCAAGGCCTGCCCCTTCGACCAGACCGCCATCAGCACTGACATCGACCTGCTCCCTGTCAATTGTGCTCTGCTGCAACTGGTTGGAGCTCAG GTGCCAGATGCTCAGGCAGCATCGCTTAACAGTGTGACTGAGAGCAAACACTATGAAGTGGCAAGGAAGTGTGTGGAGGAGATGGCACTCTACCTAAAGCCTATCAGTGGAGGGAAAG GCGTGGCGACCCTTAGCCAGAGCACACTCAGTCGGCCCATGCAGCGAAAGCTGGTCATGCTGGTGAACTGCCAGCTGGTAGAGGAGGAGGGGCGGGTTCGTGCCCTGAGAGCTTGCCGCTCCCTGGGCGAGAGGACAGTCACGGAGCTCATTCTACAACACCAGAATCCCCAGCAGCTCTCTGCCAACCTGTGGGCTGCTGTGCGAGCAAGGGGCTGTCAGTTCCTAGGACCTG CCATGCAGGAGGATGCCCTGAAGCTGGTCCTGCTTGCCCTGGAGGATGGCTCTGCACTATCCAGGAAGGTGCTTGTCCTCTTTGTGGTGCAAAAATTGGAGGCACGCTTCCCCCAGGCCTCTAAAACCAGCATTGGCCATGTGGTTCAGCTTCTGTACCGGGCTTCCTGTTTTAAG GTGACTAAGCGAGATGAGGATTCATCGCTTATGCAGCTAAAGGAGGAATTCCGCACATATGAAGCCCTGCGACGTGAGCATGATGCTCAGATTGTCCATATTGCTATGGAGGCGGGACTGCGCATTTCACCAGAGCAGTGGTCCTCGCTGCTCTATGGGGATCTAGTCCACAAATCCCATATGCAGTCCATCATTGACAAG CTCCAGTCCCCCGAATCATTTGCAAAGAGCGTTCAGGAGCTGACCATTGTTCTTCAGAGGACAGGAGATCCAGCCAATTTGAATGGTCTAAGGCCTCAGCTGGAGCTCCTGGCTAACATTGATCACAATCCAG ATGCTGCCTCGCCCACGTGGGAACAGCTGGAGAAGGTGATGCTGGCAGTCAAAGTGGTGGTCCATGGCTTGGTTGATTTTATCCAAAACTTCAGCAAAAAGAGCCATGAGACCCCTCAG CCACAACCCAATAGCAAGTATAAGACGAGTATGTGTCGTGACCTGCGTATGCAGGGGGGCTGCCCTCGTGGGACCAATTGCACTTTTGCCCACTCCCAAGATGAACTGGAAAA GTTCAGGATGAGGAACAAGAAGATTAGTAATGCCACTCGACCCTTCCCGCCACCCCAGACAGCTGTAGGGAAAGGAGTGTCGACTGTGGGCACTGCCCCAGTTGGAGGTGTATCACCTGTAGTCTTGGAGGGCTCGGACAAAGGAGCATCCTTGACAGAGGGCACAGTACCACCCCAGCTCATTCCTCGGGGAGGAGACACGCTGGAGGATTTGAAGAGAGGGGTCCGGAATGGATCCAACAGGCTGAGTGGTCCTGGCACTCCCTCCCCAGCTCAGAAAGAACA GAAGTCCATTTCTCCTCCAAAGACACCTGTCAATCACATCTCAGCTACCTCACCTCTTGCCCTCGGCCCCATGGTGGATGGCAGCGCCTCGCACCCCAAACCTGGGCATTTTGTCCTCAGGGGTCCTCTGTACTCTCAGCAACCTGAAGTTTACTGCCAGGAGCCACGGCCCTCCTTTGACACACCTTCCTACCCACCCTCCAGTAAGTCAG aTAGTTACTACAcccccactgtgcccccaccaAAACCCTGTGTCACTCGCTTTCTGTACTCGAACAACATGCCTGAATCGTCACTGCCTCCACCTGTAGCTGGCTATCCAGAACAGCATCCATCCTTCCCACCACGGGAGCGGGCTGGCCTTGGCCCCAGCCAGGCTCCATATGGCCCGGGCCTGCAATATGGCCACCTGGCCTCGGTCAATGGTGCCTACGCTCCCGTGTACGACAGCCGCCGCATGTGGCGCCCACAGATGTACCACCGGGAGGATGCACGCAGCAATTCGTTGCCCCCTGAAGTGCTGCACTCATCCGTATACCAGCCCCCATTGAGAGAGCGTTTCAATTCGCTAGATGGACCTTATTGCACTGCAGGGGAGCAGAGGGCTACACTGCAAAGG GACTCGTATAGCCGACTGACCATCGGGTATGGCGATTTCATCAGGCGGAAACCTGAACAGTGggcccagcagcacagcagcagaccCTCCCCATCCTCACCTCTCTTCACTGTTGACTTTACTTCGGAG ATCTCAGAAAGTGACTGTGCAGGTTGTAAGTACCGTGGAGAGGAGAACCTGACCCACTACTCGCCCTGGTCCTGTGGCACCATCAGCACCTGCATCAACACGGCTGAGTCGGAGCCACGCAGCGTTATGGCAACAACTGAGCTGGCT GAGGGCTGTGGAGGAAAGCGAAGACTGCATATGTTGGAGCCCTACCGCCGGTTGAAGGAAGAGGACCCCATCATCCCCTTTGGGGAGGGTCCAATCATTTCCAAGTGGGGAGCAATCTCGCGCGCCTCCCGCACGGAGTACCACACAACGGGCCCAGTGCAGGCCACTGCCTCCCAGGGGAGCGCTACCACCACACCCATTAACTTCCGAG ACTACGGCTCGTACATGACACACAGTGACTACCGGTGGAGCTCACAAGGGTCTGGGTCCTCCAGTTTTCTTGAAAG tgaTCAGCTTGATGCCCCAGAGCTTAGAGCCCGGCGAAAGTCTTCCAGCAGCGGAGAGAGCCGGAGTGCAGATCTGCTGCAG TATCCTTTCTTCTGTCACAGGCTGATTTCTGTAAAGATGCTGTGA
- the rc3h2 gene encoding roquin-2 isoform X1, translated as MPVQAAQWTEFLSCPICYNEFDGSGHKPISLGCSHTVCKTCLHKLHRKACPFDQTAISTDIDLLPVNCALLQLVGAQVPDAQAASLNSVTESKHYEVARKCVEEMALYLKPISGGKGVATLSQSTLSRPMQRKLVMLVNCQLVEEEGRVRALRACRSLGERTVTELILQHQNPQQLSANLWAAVRARGCQFLGPAMQEDALKLVLLALEDGSALSRKVLVLFVVQKLEARFPQASKTSIGHVVQLLYRASCFKVTKRDEDSSLMQLKEEFRTYEALRREHDAQIVHIAMEAGLRISPEQWSSLLYGDLVHKSHMQSIIDKLQSPESFAKSVQELTIVLQRTGDPANLNGLRPQLELLANIDHNPDAASPTWEQLEKVMLAVKVVVHGLVDFIQNFSKKSHETPQPQPNSKYKTSMCRDLRMQGGCPRGTNCTFAHSQDELEKFRMRNKKISNATRPFPPPQTAVGKGVSTVGTAPVGGVSPVVLEGSDKGASLTEGTVPPQLIPRGGDTLEDLKRGVRNGSNRLSGPGTPSPAQKEQKSISPPKTPVNHISATSPLALGPMVDGSASHPKPGHFVLRGPLYSQQPEVYCQEPRPSFDTPSYPPSSKSDSYYTPTVPPPKPCVTRFLYSNNMPESSLPPPVAGYPEQHPSFPPRERAGLGPSQAPYGPGLQYGHLASVNGAYAPVYDSRRMWRPQMYHREDARSNSLPPEVLHSSVYQPPLRERFNSLDGPYCTAGEQRATLQRDSYSRLTIGYGDFIRRKPEQWAQQHSSRPSPSSPLFTVDFTSEISESDCAGCKYRGEENLTHYSPWSCGTISTCINTAESEPRSVMATTELAEGCGGKRRLHMLEPYRRLKEEDPIIPFGEGPIISKWGAISRASRTEYHTTGPVQATASQGSATTTPINFRDYGSYMTHSDYRWSSQGSGSSSFLESDQLDAPELRARRKSSSSGESRSADLLQADFCKDAVNVDGEPDRDIELELSALDMEDVSSQDDKAEETLGPESHGSHLSDGLVSGNGHQRNQQDQLSPDKMEVHLLKKMAFRKSPSPGRLGSAGLSVSKLVKTGPPGVGEGPCPGSGAEMLLNGS; from the exons ATGCCGGTGCAAGCGGCTCAGTGGACGGAGTTCCTCTCCTGCCCCATCTGCTACAATGAGTTTGATGGGAGCGGCCACAAGCCCATCAGCTTGGGCTGCTCCCACACCGTTTGCAAGACCTGCCTACACAAGCTGCACCGCAAGGCCTGCCCCTTCGACCAGACCGCCATCAGCACTGACATCGACCTGCTCCCTGTCAATTGTGCTCTGCTGCAACTGGTTGGAGCTCAG GTGCCAGATGCTCAGGCAGCATCGCTTAACAGTGTGACTGAGAGCAAACACTATGAAGTGGCAAGGAAGTGTGTGGAGGAGATGGCACTCTACCTAAAGCCTATCAGTGGAGGGAAAG GCGTGGCGACCCTTAGCCAGAGCACACTCAGTCGGCCCATGCAGCGAAAGCTGGTCATGCTGGTGAACTGCCAGCTGGTAGAGGAGGAGGGGCGGGTTCGTGCCCTGAGAGCTTGCCGCTCCCTGGGCGAGAGGACAGTCACGGAGCTCATTCTACAACACCAGAATCCCCAGCAGCTCTCTGCCAACCTGTGGGCTGCTGTGCGAGCAAGGGGCTGTCAGTTCCTAGGACCTG CCATGCAGGAGGATGCCCTGAAGCTGGTCCTGCTTGCCCTGGAGGATGGCTCTGCACTATCCAGGAAGGTGCTTGTCCTCTTTGTGGTGCAAAAATTGGAGGCACGCTTCCCCCAGGCCTCTAAAACCAGCATTGGCCATGTGGTTCAGCTTCTGTACCGGGCTTCCTGTTTTAAG GTGACTAAGCGAGATGAGGATTCATCGCTTATGCAGCTAAAGGAGGAATTCCGCACATATGAAGCCCTGCGACGTGAGCATGATGCTCAGATTGTCCATATTGCTATGGAGGCGGGACTGCGCATTTCACCAGAGCAGTGGTCCTCGCTGCTCTATGGGGATCTAGTCCACAAATCCCATATGCAGTCCATCATTGACAAG CTCCAGTCCCCCGAATCATTTGCAAAGAGCGTTCAGGAGCTGACCATTGTTCTTCAGAGGACAGGAGATCCAGCCAATTTGAATGGTCTAAGGCCTCAGCTGGAGCTCCTGGCTAACATTGATCACAATCCAG ATGCTGCCTCGCCCACGTGGGAACAGCTGGAGAAGGTGATGCTGGCAGTCAAAGTGGTGGTCCATGGCTTGGTTGATTTTATCCAAAACTTCAGCAAAAAGAGCCATGAGACCCCTCAG CCACAACCCAATAGCAAGTATAAGACGAGTATGTGTCGTGACCTGCGTATGCAGGGGGGCTGCCCTCGTGGGACCAATTGCACTTTTGCCCACTCCCAAGATGAACTGGAAAA GTTCAGGATGAGGAACAAGAAGATTAGTAATGCCACTCGACCCTTCCCGCCACCCCAGACAGCTGTAGGGAAAGGAGTGTCGACTGTGGGCACTGCCCCAGTTGGAGGTGTATCACCTGTAGTCTTGGAGGGCTCGGACAAAGGAGCATCCTTGACAGAGGGCACAGTACCACCCCAGCTCATTCCTCGGGGAGGAGACACGCTGGAGGATTTGAAGAGAGGGGTCCGGAATGGATCCAACAGGCTGAGTGGTCCTGGCACTCCCTCCCCAGCTCAGAAAGAACA GAAGTCCATTTCTCCTCCAAAGACACCTGTCAATCACATCTCAGCTACCTCACCTCTTGCCCTCGGCCCCATGGTGGATGGCAGCGCCTCGCACCCCAAACCTGGGCATTTTGTCCTCAGGGGTCCTCTGTACTCTCAGCAACCTGAAGTTTACTGCCAGGAGCCACGGCCCTCCTTTGACACACCTTCCTACCCACCCTCCAGTAAGTCAG aTAGTTACTACAcccccactgtgcccccaccaAAACCCTGTGTCACTCGCTTTCTGTACTCGAACAACATGCCTGAATCGTCACTGCCTCCACCTGTAGCTGGCTATCCAGAACAGCATCCATCCTTCCCACCACGGGAGCGGGCTGGCCTTGGCCCCAGCCAGGCTCCATATGGCCCGGGCCTGCAATATGGCCACCTGGCCTCGGTCAATGGTGCCTACGCTCCCGTGTACGACAGCCGCCGCATGTGGCGCCCACAGATGTACCACCGGGAGGATGCACGCAGCAATTCGTTGCCCCCTGAAGTGCTGCACTCATCCGTATACCAGCCCCCATTGAGAGAGCGTTTCAATTCGCTAGATGGACCTTATTGCACTGCAGGGGAGCAGAGGGCTACACTGCAAAGG GACTCGTATAGCCGACTGACCATCGGGTATGGCGATTTCATCAGGCGGAAACCTGAACAGTGggcccagcagcacagcagcagaccCTCCCCATCCTCACCTCTCTTCACTGTTGACTTTACTTCGGAG ATCTCAGAAAGTGACTGTGCAGGTTGTAAGTACCGTGGAGAGGAGAACCTGACCCACTACTCGCCCTGGTCCTGTGGCACCATCAGCACCTGCATCAACACGGCTGAGTCGGAGCCACGCAGCGTTATGGCAACAACTGAGCTGGCT GAGGGCTGTGGAGGAAAGCGAAGACTGCATATGTTGGAGCCCTACCGCCGGTTGAAGGAAGAGGACCCCATCATCCCCTTTGGGGAGGGTCCAATCATTTCCAAGTGGGGAGCAATCTCGCGCGCCTCCCGCACGGAGTACCACACAACGGGCCCAGTGCAGGCCACTGCCTCCCAGGGGAGCGCTACCACCACACCCATTAACTTCCGAG ACTACGGCTCGTACATGACACACAGTGACTACCGGTGGAGCTCACAAGGGTCTGGGTCCTCCAGTTTTCTTGAAAG tgaTCAGCTTGATGCCCCAGAGCTTAGAGCCCGGCGAAAGTCTTCCAGCAGCGGAGAGAGCCGGAGTGCAGATCTGCTGCAG GCTGATTTCTGTAAAGATGCTGTGAATGTTGATGGTGAGCCGGACAGAGACATTGAGTTGGAGTTGTCTGCCCTTGACATGGAAGATGTTAGCTCACAGGATGACAAGGCTGAG gagacaCTAGGGCCAGAGTCACATGGCAGCCATCTCTCTGATGGCCTGGTGTCTGGCAACGGACACCAAAGAAACCAGCAAGACCAACTCTCTCCTGACAAGATGGAAGTTCATTTGCTAAAAAAGATGGCCTTCAG gaaGTCCCCATCCCCTGGAAGGCTTGGCTCAGCTGGGCTCAGCGTCAGTAAGCTGGTAAAGACAGGCCCGCCTGGGGTGGGGGAAGGgccctgtcctgggtctggTGCTGAGATGCTGCTCAACGGCAGCTGA
- the rc3h2 gene encoding roquin-2 isoform X2 — protein sequence MPVQAAQWTEFLSCPICYNEFDGSGHKPISLGCSHTVCKTCLHKLHRKACPFDQTAISTDIDLLPVNCALLQLVGAQVPDAQAASLNSVTESKHYEVARKCVEEMALYLKPISGGKGVATLSQSTLSRPMQRKLVMLVNCQLVEEEGRVRALRACRSLGERTVTELILQHQNPQQLSANLWAAVRARGCQFLGPAMQEDALKLVLLALEDGSALSRKVLVLFVVQKLEARFPQASKTSIGHVVQLLYRASCFKVTKRDEDSSLMQLKEEFRTYEALRREHDAQIVHIAMEAGLRISPEQWSSLLYGDLVHKSHMQSIIDKLQSPESFAKSVQELTIVLQRTGDPANLNGLRPQLELLANIDHNPDAASPTWEQLEKVMLAVKVVVHGLVDFIQNFSKKSHETPQPQPNSKYKTSMCRDLRMQGGCPRGTNCTFAHSQDELEKFRMRNKKISNATRPFPPPQTAVGKGVSTVGTAPVGGVSPVVLEGSDKGASLTEGTVPPQLIPRGGDTLEDLKRGVRNGSNRLSGPGTPSPAQKEQKSISPPKTPVNHISATSPLALGPMVDGSASHPKPGHFVLRGPLYSQQPEVYCQEPRPSFDTPSYPPSNSYYTPTVPPPKPCVTRFLYSNNMPESSLPPPVAGYPEQHPSFPPRERAGLGPSQAPYGPGLQYGHLASVNGAYAPVYDSRRMWRPQMYHREDARSNSLPPEVLHSSVYQPPLRERFNSLDGPYCTAGEQRATLQRDSYSRLTIGYGDFIRRKPEQWAQQHSSRPSPSSPLFTVDFTSEISESDCAGCKYRGEENLTHYSPWSCGTISTCINTAESEPRSVMATTELAEGCGGKRRLHMLEPYRRLKEEDPIIPFGEGPIISKWGAISRASRTEYHTTGPVQATASQGSATTTPINFRDYGSYMTHSDYRWSSQGSGSSSFLESDQLDAPELRARRKSSSSGESRSADLLQADFCKDAVNVDGEPDRDIELELSALDMEDVSSQDDKAEETLGPESHGSHLSDGLVSGNGHQRNQQDQLSPDKMEVHLLKKMAFRKSPSPGRLGSAGLSVSKLVKTGPPGVGEGPCPGSGAEMLLNGS from the exons ATGCCGGTGCAAGCGGCTCAGTGGACGGAGTTCCTCTCCTGCCCCATCTGCTACAATGAGTTTGATGGGAGCGGCCACAAGCCCATCAGCTTGGGCTGCTCCCACACCGTTTGCAAGACCTGCCTACACAAGCTGCACCGCAAGGCCTGCCCCTTCGACCAGACCGCCATCAGCACTGACATCGACCTGCTCCCTGTCAATTGTGCTCTGCTGCAACTGGTTGGAGCTCAG GTGCCAGATGCTCAGGCAGCATCGCTTAACAGTGTGACTGAGAGCAAACACTATGAAGTGGCAAGGAAGTGTGTGGAGGAGATGGCACTCTACCTAAAGCCTATCAGTGGAGGGAAAG GCGTGGCGACCCTTAGCCAGAGCACACTCAGTCGGCCCATGCAGCGAAAGCTGGTCATGCTGGTGAACTGCCAGCTGGTAGAGGAGGAGGGGCGGGTTCGTGCCCTGAGAGCTTGCCGCTCCCTGGGCGAGAGGACAGTCACGGAGCTCATTCTACAACACCAGAATCCCCAGCAGCTCTCTGCCAACCTGTGGGCTGCTGTGCGAGCAAGGGGCTGTCAGTTCCTAGGACCTG CCATGCAGGAGGATGCCCTGAAGCTGGTCCTGCTTGCCCTGGAGGATGGCTCTGCACTATCCAGGAAGGTGCTTGTCCTCTTTGTGGTGCAAAAATTGGAGGCACGCTTCCCCCAGGCCTCTAAAACCAGCATTGGCCATGTGGTTCAGCTTCTGTACCGGGCTTCCTGTTTTAAG GTGACTAAGCGAGATGAGGATTCATCGCTTATGCAGCTAAAGGAGGAATTCCGCACATATGAAGCCCTGCGACGTGAGCATGATGCTCAGATTGTCCATATTGCTATGGAGGCGGGACTGCGCATTTCACCAGAGCAGTGGTCCTCGCTGCTCTATGGGGATCTAGTCCACAAATCCCATATGCAGTCCATCATTGACAAG CTCCAGTCCCCCGAATCATTTGCAAAGAGCGTTCAGGAGCTGACCATTGTTCTTCAGAGGACAGGAGATCCAGCCAATTTGAATGGTCTAAGGCCTCAGCTGGAGCTCCTGGCTAACATTGATCACAATCCAG ATGCTGCCTCGCCCACGTGGGAACAGCTGGAGAAGGTGATGCTGGCAGTCAAAGTGGTGGTCCATGGCTTGGTTGATTTTATCCAAAACTTCAGCAAAAAGAGCCATGAGACCCCTCAG CCACAACCCAATAGCAAGTATAAGACGAGTATGTGTCGTGACCTGCGTATGCAGGGGGGCTGCCCTCGTGGGACCAATTGCACTTTTGCCCACTCCCAAGATGAACTGGAAAA GTTCAGGATGAGGAACAAGAAGATTAGTAATGCCACTCGACCCTTCCCGCCACCCCAGACAGCTGTAGGGAAAGGAGTGTCGACTGTGGGCACTGCCCCAGTTGGAGGTGTATCACCTGTAGTCTTGGAGGGCTCGGACAAAGGAGCATCCTTGACAGAGGGCACAGTACCACCCCAGCTCATTCCTCGGGGAGGAGACACGCTGGAGGATTTGAAGAGAGGGGTCCGGAATGGATCCAACAGGCTGAGTGGTCCTGGCACTCCCTCCCCAGCTCAGAAAGAACA GAAGTCCATTTCTCCTCCAAAGACACCTGTCAATCACATCTCAGCTACCTCACCTCTTGCCCTCGGCCCCATGGTGGATGGCAGCGCCTCGCACCCCAAACCTGGGCATTTTGTCCTCAGGGGTCCTCTGTACTCTCAGCAACCTGAAGTTTACTGCCAGGAGCCACGGCCCTCCTTTGACACACCTTCCTACCCACCCTCCA aTAGTTACTACAcccccactgtgcccccaccaAAACCCTGTGTCACTCGCTTTCTGTACTCGAACAACATGCCTGAATCGTCACTGCCTCCACCTGTAGCTGGCTATCCAGAACAGCATCCATCCTTCCCACCACGGGAGCGGGCTGGCCTTGGCCCCAGCCAGGCTCCATATGGCCCGGGCCTGCAATATGGCCACCTGGCCTCGGTCAATGGTGCCTACGCTCCCGTGTACGACAGCCGCCGCATGTGGCGCCCACAGATGTACCACCGGGAGGATGCACGCAGCAATTCGTTGCCCCCTGAAGTGCTGCACTCATCCGTATACCAGCCCCCATTGAGAGAGCGTTTCAATTCGCTAGATGGACCTTATTGCACTGCAGGGGAGCAGAGGGCTACACTGCAAAGG GACTCGTATAGCCGACTGACCATCGGGTATGGCGATTTCATCAGGCGGAAACCTGAACAGTGggcccagcagcacagcagcagaccCTCCCCATCCTCACCTCTCTTCACTGTTGACTTTACTTCGGAG ATCTCAGAAAGTGACTGTGCAGGTTGTAAGTACCGTGGAGAGGAGAACCTGACCCACTACTCGCCCTGGTCCTGTGGCACCATCAGCACCTGCATCAACACGGCTGAGTCGGAGCCACGCAGCGTTATGGCAACAACTGAGCTGGCT GAGGGCTGTGGAGGAAAGCGAAGACTGCATATGTTGGAGCCCTACCGCCGGTTGAAGGAAGAGGACCCCATCATCCCCTTTGGGGAGGGTCCAATCATTTCCAAGTGGGGAGCAATCTCGCGCGCCTCCCGCACGGAGTACCACACAACGGGCCCAGTGCAGGCCACTGCCTCCCAGGGGAGCGCTACCACCACACCCATTAACTTCCGAG ACTACGGCTCGTACATGACACACAGTGACTACCGGTGGAGCTCACAAGGGTCTGGGTCCTCCAGTTTTCTTGAAAG tgaTCAGCTTGATGCCCCAGAGCTTAGAGCCCGGCGAAAGTCTTCCAGCAGCGGAGAGAGCCGGAGTGCAGATCTGCTGCAG GCTGATTTCTGTAAAGATGCTGTGAATGTTGATGGTGAGCCGGACAGAGACATTGAGTTGGAGTTGTCTGCCCTTGACATGGAAGATGTTAGCTCACAGGATGACAAGGCTGAG gagacaCTAGGGCCAGAGTCACATGGCAGCCATCTCTCTGATGGCCTGGTGTCTGGCAACGGACACCAAAGAAACCAGCAAGACCAACTCTCTCCTGACAAGATGGAAGTTCATTTGCTAAAAAAGATGGCCTTCAG gaaGTCCCCATCCCCTGGAAGGCTTGGCTCAGCTGGGCTCAGCGTCAGTAAGCTGGTAAAGACAGGCCCGCCTGGGGTGGGGGAAGGgccctgtcctgggtctggTGCTGAGATGCTGCTCAACGGCAGCTGA